A part of bacterium genomic DNA contains:
- a CDS encoding PE family protein has protein sequence MGNGRKRQRRSIRHRAYFLVTVLLALTVPMFYIGAMVPAAHALPNGNGIAVGSNGAKGTGNFGNTGSAGSGNATGGGGSGNGGAGGSGGNGGGQNSGPDAGNGGTGGNGGSGDGGNGNGVGIGAGGDQGNSNTNTGNNAGAGGNGSGTGNGGSTNGNGAAGGSGGNGGSSSEATDGGSAGNGGAGGNGGSGEDLNGNGVGVGVGGDGGSFNGSGGGTGGTGTGTGTGGNSNGNGGAGGNGGNAGSSNSSFEEDTQAGNAGDGGKGSNGGLVNGNGVGVGVGGEGGDENTGGGSGGNGTGSGTGGSNNGDGGAGGAGGASGNSNSTGVDGAGYGGGEAGSAGNGGDGGKGGEGGNFNGNGIGVGIGGDGGTENSGGGSGGAGTGTGTAGSNNGNGGAGGAGGASGNSNTGGSGGNGYAGSEDAGNGHGGDGGDAGNAGNGGKGGEGGNFNGNGIGVGIGGGGGDENSAGGNGGAGTGTGTGGSNNGDGGKGGAGGASGSSNTAGNGGNGVGGAGSDGGNGYGGDGGDAGNAGKGGKGGEGGSFNGNGIGVGIGGDGGSEATGNGNGGAGTGTGTGGSNNGNGGNGGAGGTSGSSNTGGNGGTGTGGADVSGGDGGNGHGGDGGDAGNAGKGGSGGEGGNFNGNGIGVGTGGDGGSENGANGASGTGVGTGGSNNGNGGNGGAGGSTGSSNSGGNGGAGTGGVGSGASAGDDGQGTGGNGYGGDGGGAGNGGSGGHGGSGGDFNGNGVGVNGTGIGGGTSSAGGSGGGEGGSGGTGTTNNGNGNGGNGGAGGAGGSNNTGGNGGSGTGGAGSGGTSDTMDGNGTGGNGVGGDGGQAGNGGKGGGGGEGGSWNGNGYGTSGGTGTGGAGNGNGGNGGAGGAGGSSNKGGAGQGGQGIGNGVAGGTGDDGTAHGGNGYGGDGGDAGTGGSGGYAGDGGYDNGNGSASGGTATAGSGNGNGGNGGAGGAGGSSNKGGAGGAGTGGDGNLDPGKSGGNGYGGDGGDAGTGGEGGSAGDGGNHNGNASSNGGSATGGGLNGNGGNGGAGGLGGNSNTGGQGG, from the coding sequence ATGGGTAATGGTCGCAAGCGTCAGCGGCGATCGATCCGGCATCGCGCGTACTTCCTGGTGACGGTGCTACTCGCACTGACCGTCCCGATGTTCTATATCGGCGCGATGGTACCGGCGGCACACGCTCTTCCCAACGGCAACGGGATCGCGGTCGGGTCAAACGGTGCCAAGGGGACGGGTAACTTCGGCAACACGGGTTCCGCGGGCAGCGGCAACGCGACCGGCGGCGGCGGCAGCGGCAACGGTGGCGCCGGCGGTAGCGGCGGTAACGGTGGCGGTCAGAACTCCGGTCCGGACGCCGGCAACGGCGGCACCGGCGGCAACGGTGGTTCTGGCGATGGTGGCAACGGCAACGGCGTCGGGATCGGCGCCGGTGGCGATCAGGGGAACAGCAACACCAACACAGGGAACAACGCGGGAGCCGGCGGCAACGGAAGCGGCACCGGCAACGGCGGTAGCACGAACGGCAACGGCGCGGCCGGTGGTAGCGGCGGCAACGGCGGGAGTTCCAGCGAGGCCACAGACGGCGGCTCCGCTGGTAACGGCGGCGCTGGCGGCAACGGTGGCTCCGGCGAAGACCTGAACGGCAACGGCGTCGGCGTCGGCGTCGGGGGCGACGGCGGGAGCTTCAACGGTAGCGGCGGCGGGACCGGGGGCACGGGTACGGGCACCGGCACCGGCGGCAACAGCAATGGCAACGGCGGCGCCGGCGGGAACGGCGGCAACGCTGGGAGCAGCAACTCGTCGTTCGAAGAGGACACGCAAGCGGGCAACGCCGGGGACGGCGGTAAGGGCAGCAACGGCGGCCTCGTGAACGGCAACGGCGTTGGTGTGGGCGTCGGCGGCGAAGGCGGCGACGAGAACACCGGCGGCGGCAGTGGTGGTAACGGCACCGGCTCGGGCACCGGCGGCAGCAACAACGGCGACGGTGGCGCAGGTGGGGCCGGCGGCGCAAGCGGCAACAGCAACAGTACCGGTGTGGACGGAGCGGGTTACGGTGGCGGCGAGGCTGGCAGCGCTGGCAACGGCGGCGACGGTGGCAAGGGCGGCGAGGGCGGTAACTTCAACGGCAACGGCATCGGCGTCGGCATTGGTGGCGACGGCGGTACCGAGAACAGCGGCGGCGGTAGCGGTGGCGCTGGCACAGGCACCGGCACCGCGGGCAGCAACAACGGCAACGGTGGCGCTGGCGGCGCCGGCGGCGCAAGCGGCAACAGCAACACCGGCGGTAGTGGCGGCAACGGCTACGCCGGTAGTGAGGACGCAGGTAACGGTCACGGCGGCGACGGCGGCGATGCCGGGAACGCCGGTAATGGCGGCAAGGGCGGCGAGGGTGGCAACTTTAACGGCAACGGCATCGGCGTCGGCATCGGCGGCGGCGGTGGTGATGAGAACTCTGCCGGTGGCAACGGTGGCGCTGGCACAGGCACCGGCACCGGCGGCAGCAACAACGGCGACGGCGGCAAGGGTGGCGCCGGCGGCGCGAGCGGAAGCAGCAACACGGCAGGTAACGGCGGGAACGGCGTTGGCGGCGCAGGCAGCGACGGCGGCAACGGGTACGGCGGCGACGGCGGCGATGCCGGGAACGCGGGCAAGGGTGGCAAGGGTGGCGAGGGCGGCAGCTTCAACGGCAACGGCATCGGCGTCGGCATCGGCGGCGATGGCGGCTCAGAGGCGACCGGCAACGGGAACGGTGGCGCTGGCACGGGTACCGGCACCGGCGGCAGCAACAACGGCAACGGCGGGAACGGCGGCGCTGGCGGCACGAGCGGCAGCAGCAACACCGGCGGCAACGGTGGCACCGGGACCGGCGGCGCGGATGTCAGTGGAGGCGATGGTGGCAACGGCCACGGTGGCGACGGTGGCGATGCCGGGAACGCGGGCAAGGGCGGTAGCGGCGGCGAGGGCGGCAACTTCAACGGCAACGGAATTGGTGTAGGCACGGGCGGCGACGGTGGGAGTGAGAACGGCGCGAACGGCGCGTCGGGCACCGGAGTCGGCACCGGCGGCAGCAATAACGGCAACGGCGGGAACGGTGGCGCTGGCGGAAGCACCGGTAGCAGCAACAGCGGCGGGAACGGCGGCGCTGGGACCGGCGGAGTCGGGTCGGGCGCGTCCGCTGGCGATGACGGCCAGGGCACCGGTGGCAACGGTTACGGCGGCGACGGCGGCGGCGCGGGCAACGGTGGTAGTGGCGGGCACGGTGGTTCCGGTGGCGACTTCAACGGCAACGGCGTCGGGGTCAACGGCACGGGCATCGGCGGCGGTACCTCCTCGGCCGGCGGCAGTGGCGGCGGCGAGGGCGGTAGCGGTGGCACCGGTACGACCAACAACGGGAACGGCAACGGCGGCAACGGCGGTGCAGGCGGCGCGGGTGGCAGCAACAACACCGGCGGCAACGGCGGTAGTGGCACCGGCGGGGCGGGCTCTGGCGGCACGTCCGACACGATGGACGGCAACGGCACGGGCGGCAACGGAGTCGGCGGTGACGGTGGCCAGGCAGGTAACGGCGGCAAGGGCGGCGGCGGCGGCGAGGGTGGCAGTTGGAACGGTAACGGCTACGGTACCAGCGGTGGCACAGGCACCGGTGGTGCGGGTAACGGCAACGGCGGAAACGGCGGTGCTGGCGGCGCGGGTGGTAGCAGCAACAAGGGTGGTGCCGGCCAGGGCGGCCAGGGCATCGGGAACGGTGTTGCCGGTGGTACGGGCGACGACGGTACGGCCCATGGTGGTAACGGGTACGGCGGCGACGGCGGTGACGCAGGCACAGGCGGCTCCGGCGGCTACGCCGGCGACGGTGGGTACGACAACGGAAACGGCTCGGCCTCTGGCGGCACGGCGACCGCTGGCAGCGGCAACGGCAACGGCGGCAACGGCGGTGCTGGTGGCGCGGGCGGTAGCAGCAACAAGGGTGGAGCCGGCGGCGCGGGCACCGGCGGTGACGGCAATCTCGATCCCGGCAAGTCCGGTGGTAACGGCTACGGTGGCGACGGCGGCGACGCAGGCACGGGCGGCGAGGGCGGCAGCGCTGGAGACGGCGGGAACCATAACGGAAACGCATCGTCCAACGGCGGCTCGGCCACCGGTGGCGGCCTGAACGGCAACGGCGGCAACGGCGGCGCGGGCGGTCTTGGCGGCAACAGCAACACGGGTGGCCAGGGCGGC
- a CDS encoding response regulator transcription factor translates to MWSVKHERDDRRTLAAAENASARVVRVFLVSRFSLSRSVLQSTLEGDVRIKIVATAETSRECAAQLGRVQADVVVVDGVEFVRQDLEPLAIAGRIMAGIRVLAIAARSSEEACLDAVRMGVSGYLPASVEPEYLRRTVHAVEKGETVVPEHLMRALLTHLAQRQRPVKETVTLTARERDVLRRLAEGLTDKQIAARLLVAPGTVRIHLRSVYRKLGIRTRAQAAVYAATNGLDDGAVVVQSIEAVPQRT, encoded by the coding sequence TTGTGGTCCGTTAAGCACGAGCGTGACGATCGTCGTACACTCGCGGCCGCTGAGAACGCCAGCGCGCGGGTCGTTCGTGTGTTTCTTGTCAGCCGGTTTTCGTTGTCGCGCAGCGTCCTGCAATCGACGCTGGAGGGTGACGTCCGCATCAAGATTGTGGCGACGGCGGAGACGTCGCGCGAGTGCGCTGCGCAGTTGGGACGTGTTCAAGCCGACGTCGTTGTCGTCGACGGGGTCGAGTTCGTGCGACAGGATCTCGAACCGCTCGCGATCGCCGGCCGCATCATGGCCGGGATTCGCGTGCTCGCGATCGCGGCACGGTCAAGCGAGGAGGCGTGTCTCGACGCGGTGCGCATGGGAGTGTCCGGATACCTGCCAGCTTCCGTGGAGCCCGAGTATCTTCGCAGGACGGTGCACGCGGTGGAGAAGGGCGAGACCGTCGTGCCCGAACATCTGATGCGCGCGTTGCTGACTCATCTCGCGCAGCGACAGCGGCCGGTGAAAGAGACCGTGACGTTGACGGCGCGAGAACGCGACGTGTTGCGGAGACTCGCGGAGGGACTCACCGACAAACAGATCGCGGCGCGACTGCTGGTGGCGCCCGGCACCGTGCGGATTCACTTGCGATCCGTGTACCGGAAGTTGGGAATTCGCACTCGCGCCCAAGCAGCGGTCTACGCGGCGACGAATGGACTGGACGACGGCGCGGTCGTTGTTCAGTCGATCGAGGCCGTGCCGCAACGCACGTGA
- the ligD gene encoding non-homologous end-joining DNA ligase — MTRSVRRSRQVERALVHPDKVFWPDEGYTKRDLAEFYVRVFPCLRSFVRDRLLTLERCPDGMRGDCFYQRQAPSSLPVGTPTKRVRDKTGSTVYVVGGRLATQLELVNLGCIAVHVWNSRARAPRRPDWVCVDVDPTSGEFADAARAGLRVKQALDALGLASFPKTSGNRGLHVFVPISPGPDTATVLAFAEAFVRALAAKHPKTLTVDARIAARRRRVYLDPFRNGFAQTVVAPYSVRHRPKAPVSTPLDWSEVAPSLKPAVFNLRSVLKRLEAPDPWRGFFRLARPLPSLADLAGG, encoded by the coding sequence ATGACGCGGTCCGTCCGGCGGTCTCGCCAAGTCGAACGGGCCCTCGTGCACCCGGACAAGGTGTTCTGGCCGGACGAGGGGTACACGAAGCGGGACCTCGCCGAATTCTACGTGCGTGTGTTCCCGTGTCTCAGGTCGTTTGTCCGCGATCGCCTGCTGACGCTGGAGCGGTGCCCCGACGGCATGCGGGGCGATTGTTTCTACCAGCGGCAAGCGCCGTCGAGCCTGCCGGTAGGCACTCCGACCAAGCGCGTGCGGGACAAGACGGGGAGCACGGTCTACGTGGTGGGCGGGCGGCTCGCCACGCAGCTGGAACTCGTGAACCTCGGCTGCATCGCGGTGCACGTGTGGAACAGCCGGGCGCGTGCGCCGCGTCGGCCGGACTGGGTGTGCGTCGACGTCGATCCCACGTCAGGTGAGTTTGCCGACGCGGCCCGCGCGGGACTGCGTGTGAAACAAGCACTGGACGCGCTCGGGCTCGCGTCGTTTCCGAAGACGTCCGGCAACCGCGGGCTTCACGTGTTCGTGCCCATCTCCCCGGGACCGGATACTGCCACCGTGCTCGCGTTCGCGGAAGCGTTCGTGCGTGCGCTTGCCGCAAAACATCCGAAGACCTTGACCGTCGACGCGCGGATCGCGGCGCGGCGGCGCCGCGTATACCTCGATCCGTTTCGGAACGGGTTTGCGCAGACCGTGGTCGCTCCATACTCCGTGCGGCACCGTCCGAAGGCGCCCGTGTCAACGCCGCTCGACTGGTCCGAGGTCGCGCCGAGTCTGAAGCCGGCGGTATTCAATCTGCGTAGCGTATTGAAGCGCTTAGAGGCTCCTGACCCCTGGCGGGGGTTCTTTAGGCTGGCTCGACCGCTCCCGAGTTTGGCGGATCTCGCCGGCGGCTAG
- the ligD gene encoding non-homologous end-joining DNA ligase, with translation MTDRIPFRVRPMLATLAGAPFSRPNWAYEEKYDGYRILAYKEGNRVRLLSRNALDRTAQYANVARAVSALPYRTLVLDGEIVAFDRRGVSRFQLLQRGAAPTYAVFDCLYKDGQDLRRQSLSARRAALESVVRGGGVLMPARRLARDGYAAYRVARRRGYEGLVAKDLHAAYVEGRSREWLKVKVRHEDEFVVVGYTAPRGSRAYFGSLLLAAYDHGTLRYVGKVGTGFDASTLAALHRRFHSLIRKTPAVVDAPRERGVTHLAPRLVAQVAFDEWTADRRLRQPAFLGLRDDKTPSAVALPEA, from the coding sequence GTGACAGACCGGATTCCATTTCGAGTTCGCCCGATGCTCGCCACGCTCGCGGGCGCGCCGTTCAGCCGGCCGAACTGGGCCTACGAGGAGAAGTACGACGGCTACCGGATCCTGGCCTATAAGGAAGGAAACCGCGTGCGCCTCTTGTCGCGGAACGCCCTGGACCGTACCGCGCAGTATGCCAACGTGGCCCGGGCCGTCAGCGCGCTGCCGTACCGGACACTCGTGCTCGACGGCGAGATCGTGGCGTTCGACCGACGGGGTGTGTCGCGGTTCCAATTGCTCCAACGCGGCGCCGCGCCGACGTACGCCGTCTTTGACTGTCTGTACAAGGACGGGCAGGATCTCCGGCGACAATCCCTTTCCGCGCGGCGGGCCGCGCTGGAATCGGTGGTGCGCGGAGGGGGTGTCCTGATGCCGGCCCGCAGGCTTGCCCGCGACGGGTACGCCGCCTACCGGGTGGCGCGGCGCCGCGGTTACGAAGGGCTCGTCGCCAAGGATCTCCACGCCGCCTACGTGGAGGGTCGGTCGCGCGAGTGGCTGAAGGTGAAAGTGCGTCACGAGGACGAGTTCGTCGTGGTCGGCTACACGGCACCCAGGGGATCGCGCGCATACTTCGGGTCGCTGCTCCTCGCTGCGTACGATCACGGGACGTTGCGCTACGTGGGGAAGGTGGGCACGGGCTTCGACGCGAGCACGCTCGCCGCGCTGCACCGCCGATTCCATTCGTTGATTCGGAAGACGCCGGCGGTCGTCGATGCGCCGCGCGAGCGCGGGGTCACCCATCTTGCCCCGCGCCTCGTTGCACAGGTCGCCTTCGACGAGTGGACGGCAGACCGCCGGCTGCGGCAGCCCGCGTTCCTGGGGTTGCGCGACGACAAGACTCCCTCCGCGGTCGCGTTGCCGGAGGCGTAG
- a CDS encoding glycosyltransferase family A protein: MTDAGRCVSVIIPVFNSEPYLAEAVDSVRRQDCAHLELIIADDGSADDTVGVVPRLQDGLRYVYYVNQGNGSPARARSCGPALARGGVIVFLDADDLWPPRQVGAAPLPDQSHGDRRAADGRESRRLPKNG, encoded by the coding sequence ATGACGGACGCCGGGCGCTGCGTGAGCGTGATCATTCCCGTCTTCAACAGTGAGCCGTACCTGGCCGAGGCGGTTGACAGCGTCAGGCGTCAGGATTGTGCCCACCTCGAACTAATCATCGCCGACGATGGATCGGCCGATGACACCGTTGGAGTTGTACCGCGGCTCCAGGACGGCCTTCGCTACGTGTACTACGTGAACCAGGGAAACGGCAGTCCCGCACGCGCGCGATCCTGCGGGCCGGCGCTGGCGCGCGGCGGCGTGATTGTGTTCCTTGATGCCGACGACCTCTGGCCGCCGCGCCAGGTCGGCGCGGCCCCGCTTCCCGACCAGTCTCACGGGGACCGGCGCGCAGCGGACGGGCGCGAATCCCGCCGGCTTCCTAAGAATGGGTGA
- a CDS encoding AGE family epimerase/isomerase has translation MRAPLRNELEAELRRLMGVWFPRCVDREHGGFLCDFDYRWKPSGSQVKMLEYQARQTLAAARGAAHAPDHSPLREAAAHGFRYLKETMWDRRMGGWYRQLDRVGAPLEGSTKHGHGMSYAISACVACYQLTRDPDCLELAKAAFSWLDRHAHDGRHGGYFGFYRQDGTPIVSADQGAAPDRHRDAIGTPIGFKDANTTCDLLRGFADLYRAWPDALLRARVEELLCIARDRLVVAPGVMHMYAHPDWTPIPDFARYAQVLRAANHMLPAAEALAGTVDRDTARVAKSMLDTMLRVAWDAEKAGFHLAGSSFGPAYIEDSVVFVRSKCWWAQAEGMRLLMAVARLHPADAVTYEEHFVRLWEYVKRYLIDARHGGWLAAGLDTNPEARKKPKATRWKDCSHEAEGLLECLPLLDAS, from the coding sequence ATGAGGGCTCCGCTGCGCAACGAGCTGGAGGCGGAACTGCGCCGCCTCATGGGAGTCTGGTTCCCGCGCTGCGTCGATCGGGAACACGGCGGGTTCCTCTGCGATTTCGACTACCGATGGAAACCCTCGGGATCGCAAGTCAAGATGCTAGAGTATCAGGCGCGGCAGACTCTTGCGGCGGCGCGAGGCGCGGCCCACGCCCCCGATCATTCACCGCTACGCGAGGCGGCCGCGCACGGTTTTCGGTACCTCAAGGAGACGATGTGGGATCGTCGGATGGGCGGTTGGTACAGGCAGCTCGATCGGGTCGGAGCGCCCCTAGAAGGATCGACGAAGCATGGGCACGGCATGAGCTACGCGATCTCCGCGTGTGTGGCGTGCTATCAACTGACACGGGACCCCGACTGTTTGGAACTGGCGAAAGCGGCCTTCAGCTGGCTGGACCGGCACGCCCACGATGGCCGGCACGGCGGTTACTTCGGGTTCTACCGGCAGGACGGGACGCCGATTGTGTCGGCGGACCAAGGGGCGGCTCCGGACCGGCACAGGGACGCGATTGGGACACCGATCGGATTCAAGGACGCCAACACCACCTGCGATCTCCTCAGGGGATTCGCCGATCTGTACCGGGCATGGCCCGACGCGCTGCTGAGGGCGCGCGTGGAGGAACTGCTGTGCATCGCGCGCGACCGCCTCGTCGTCGCCCCTGGAGTGATGCACATGTACGCACACCCGGACTGGACGCCGATCCCCGACTTCGCCCGTTACGCGCAGGTTCTCCGTGCCGCGAATCACATGTTGCCGGCGGCGGAAGCTCTCGCCGGAACTGTCGACCGGGACACGGCACGGGTCGCCAAATCGATGCTCGACACGATGCTGCGCGTCGCCTGGGACGCCGAAAAGGCCGGGTTCCACCTCGCAGGGTCCAGTTTCGGTCCTGCGTATATTGAGGACAGTGTCGTGTTTGTGCGCAGCAAGTGCTGGTGGGCTCAGGCCGAGGGAATGAGGCTGCTGATGGCGGTGGCGCGGCTTCACCCCGCCGATGCGGTCACGTACGAAGAGCATTTTGTGCGCCTGTGGGAGTACGTCAAGAGGTACCTGATCGACGCGAGGCACGGCGGCTGGCTCGCCGCCGGCCTCGACACGAACCCCGAAGCGCGCAAAAAGCCAAAGGCCACGCGATGGAAGGACTGCTCGCACGAAGCCGAAGGGTTGCTGGAGTGTCTCCCGCTATTGGACGCTTCTTGA
- a CDS encoding acyltransferase: MIQTDSDGYSLGGHILISEWVIISDGVILAAYGGSIEIGAHAYVGPYCVLYGHGGLAIGRDTMIGAHTVVIPANHGFARIDVPMSAQPLTQEGIEIGEDVWIGSGCRVLDGVRIGRGAVIGAGSVVTQDVESYGVAYGVPARVAWNRAAAVRARDAGAATGGASSP, encoded by the coding sequence ATGATACAGACGGACTCCGACGGTTATTCACTCGGCGGACACATTCTGATCTCGGAGTGGGTCATCATTTCCGACGGGGTCATCCTCGCAGCGTATGGCGGCTCCATCGAGATCGGCGCGCACGCGTACGTCGGACCGTACTGCGTCCTCTACGGCCACGGCGGCCTCGCGATCGGCCGCGATACCATGATTGGCGCGCACACCGTCGTTATCCCGGCCAACCACGGCTTCGCACGAATCGACGTGCCGATGAGCGCGCAGCCGCTGACACAGGAAGGCATCGAGATCGGCGAGGACGTCTGGATCGGATCCGGCTGCAGGGTGCTGGATGGTGTGCGCATCGGCCGCGGGGCCGTGATCGGCGCCGGATCCGTCGTCACCCAGGACGTCGAGTCATACGGGGTCGCGTACGGCGTCCCGGCGAGGGTGGCCTGGAACCGGGCCGCGGCGGTCAGAGCCCGTGACGCAGGCGCTGCCACAGGCGGTGCGTCCTCGCCTTGA
- a CDS encoding aldo/keto reductase, whose amino-acid sequence MSRAAETRLILGGHSFISQLGNDPRASEREQVRIVEACLDHGIRWFDTTYQPERVALGDILHALGRRDEAKILAWNFFRDFSRGDDCGPPEYYRPEHIDLILEQLRTSYVDCLVVVPLDDAEQNRRQMELMVEWRRKGYTRSLGIWVGEQAPIGSQETREAFRFAIRPFNVTTDDAAPAFAAYKAAGWETIATSPFFRGWELDRIVTQASDRGHGDNESLRPVVADLMLRFSLFQRDVDRVIVAMRKAEWVTRNLESVARGPLTVEERRFLERMSGVARTKPRWWQRLRGVKARTHRLWQRLRHGL is encoded by the coding sequence ATGAGTCGAGCGGCCGAGACGCGGCTCATTCTGGGAGGGCATTCCTTCATCAGTCAGCTGGGCAACGACCCGCGCGCGTCAGAGCGCGAACAGGTCCGGATCGTCGAAGCATGCCTCGATCACGGGATTCGATGGTTCGACACGACCTATCAGCCCGAGCGCGTCGCCCTGGGAGACATCCTGCACGCCCTCGGCAGGCGCGACGAAGCCAAGATCCTGGCCTGGAATTTCTTCCGGGACTTCTCGCGAGGCGATGACTGCGGGCCGCCGGAGTACTACCGCCCCGAGCACATTGATCTGATCCTAGAGCAGTTGCGTACCTCCTACGTCGACTGTCTGGTCGTCGTGCCGCTGGACGATGCCGAGCAGAACCGCCGGCAGATGGAGCTCATGGTCGAGTGGCGGCGGAAAGGCTACACGCGCTCCCTAGGAATCTGGGTCGGGGAGCAGGCGCCCATCGGGAGCCAGGAGACTCGCGAGGCGTTTCGCTTCGCGATCAGGCCCTTCAACGTCACGACGGACGACGCCGCCCCAGCCTTCGCAGCCTATAAGGCGGCTGGGTGGGAGACGATTGCTACGTCCCCGTTCTTTCGGGGATGGGAGCTCGACAGGATCGTCACCCAGGCGTCGGACCGCGGGCACGGCGACAACGAGAGTCTGCGGCCCGTCGTGGCGGACCTGATGCTGCGGTTCTCGCTGTTTCAGCGCGACGTTGATCGCGTGATCGTGGCGATGAGGAAGGCGGAGTGGGTGACGCGCAACCTCGAAAGCGTGGCCCGGGGACCGCTGACCGTCGAGGAGCGTCGCTTTCTAGAGCGCATGAGCGGAGTCGCCAGGACGAAACCGCGCTGGTGGCAGCGCCTGCGAGGCGTCAAGGCGAGGACGCACCGCCTGTGGCAGCGCCTGCGTCACGGGCTCTGA
- a CDS encoding ABC transporter substrate-binding protein gives MAQKPLNDARVRRALRMAVDTREIIDKAIFGGGVLSGPINTGFANWALDPRTLPFNTPDVDGAKRLLAEAGYPNGGFTIEIRCSPHYPEFVASALVIQQSLRTLNVTVNVVQMEWGAFSAAITQAVQTGGREGGQVFATALTFRPGPDGYVYPCFSSKGSYNIGVYANPALDRLMDEARSITNADQRRSLYVTIQRALLQDSPYWWWYAKYNIEALSTRFHGYQQSFTGRRIFLKRTWMAA, from the coding sequence GTGGCGCAGAAGCCGCTGAACGACGCCAGGGTACGCCGCGCGCTCCGCATGGCCGTCGACACGCGGGAGATCATCGACAAGGCGATCTTCGGCGGCGGCGTGCTGTCCGGCCCCATCAACACCGGCTTCGCCAACTGGGCGCTCGATCCGCGGACGCTTCCCTTCAACACGCCGGACGTCGACGGCGCGAAGCGGCTGCTCGCCGAGGCGGGCTATCCAAATGGCGGATTCACGATCGAGATCCGCTGTTCGCCCCACTACCCCGAATTCGTGGCGAGCGCGCTTGTGATCCAGCAGTCCCTGCGCACCCTCAACGTGACCGTGAACGTCGTCCAGATGGAGTGGGGCGCGTTTTCGGCCGCGATCACCCAGGCGGTGCAGACCGGCGGCCGCGAGGGCGGGCAGGTCTTCGCGACGGCGCTGACCTTCCGCCCGGGCCCGGACGGGTACGTGTACCCCTGCTTCTCCAGCAAGGGATCGTACAACATCGGCGTCTACGCCAATCCCGCGCTGGACCGTCTGATGGACGAGGCCCGGTCGATCACGAACGCCGACCAGCGGCGCAGCCTCTACGTGACGATCCAGCGGGCGCTGCTGCAGGACTCGCCGTACTGGTGGTGGTACGCCAAGTACAACATCGAGGCGCTGTCGACAAGGTTCCACGGGTATCAGCAGTCGTTCACCGGCCGCCGCATCTTCCTCAAGCGGACGTGGATGGCGGCGTGA
- a CDS encoding ABC transporter substrate-binding protein — protein MRRPSRHCAAGSTRSRRFKVLDPLTVQLNLDAPYPELLSAFAALRASAIMPKGYADATNLTTNAVGTGPFNLVEYVPQDHITYTRNPDYWDQPLPYLDEMTFKILSEEAACLAVLHAGQIQYAELSAQGAAHCQASAS, from the coding sequence ATCCGAAGACCGTCGCGCCACTGCGCAGCTGGTTCGACGCGATCAAGGAGATTCAAGGTCCTGGACCCGTTGACCGTCCAGCTGAACCTCGACGCCCCCTACCCCGAGCTGCTCAGCGCGTTCGCCGCGCTGCGCGCGTCGGCGATCATGCCGAAGGGGTATGCCGACGCGACCAATCTGACGACGAACGCCGTCGGGACCGGACCCTTCAACTTAGTGGAGTACGTGCCCCAGGATCACATCACCTACACGCGCAACCCGGACTATTGGGACCAGCCGCTCCCGTACCTCGACGAGATGACATTCAAGATCCTTAGCGAGGAGGCGGCGTGCCTCGCCGTCCTGCACGCCGGCCAGATCCAGTACGCCGAGCTCAGCGCGCAGGGCGCGGCGCACTGCCAGGCATCAGCGTCCTGA
- a CDS encoding DUF4387 domain-containing protein: MARLAELATLIRSKNAGPFTLTIDIMFGDRATYDRVVQSGVLSRARIGSIYHLREEDVKIFPYAPANAIKVTFPRPVASGDLADGDVLAGQQYAPLVDLLVE; this comes from the coding sequence ATGGCACGCTTGGCTGAACTGGCGACGCTGATCCGAAGTAAGAATGCCGGTCCGTTCACGTTGACGATCGACATCATGTTTGGTGATCGAGCCACCTACGACCGTGTGGTACAAAGTGGCGTATTAAGTCGAGCTCGAATCGGCTCGATCTACCATTTGAGAGAGGAGGACGTAAAGATCTTCCCGTACGCGCCGGCAAATGCAATAAAGGTCACCTTCCCGCGGCCGGTGGCATCAGGTGACCTGGCAGACGGTGATGTGCTCGCTGGCCAACAGTATGCGCCACTAGTCGACCTTCTCGTCGAATAG